The following proteins come from a genomic window of Geothermobacter hydrogeniphilus:
- a CDS encoding sugar phosphate isomerase/epimerase family protein, whose product MVPSFLHVHVPFRQVEMYLPSLLERRLQPELGLQAIDLDLHEPGYFTNLGARFQAASLAVTVHAPFMDLNAGAVEPLVQQATLKRFLQTLDAADRLAARLVVFHPGYDSWRYGKQRRAWLQQALHFWPQLCVRAERLGIRLALENIYDEDSVLLREQVDGLDHPSFGHCFDIGHWALFGKPTLAAWLQSLDSKLFHLHLHDNFGRQDDHLPVGAGQIDFTPLWSHLTETGLRPSITLEAHSQTHLDHSLAAVLPFLDALN is encoded by the coding sequence ATGGTGCCATCCTTTCTGCATGTCCACGTCCCCTTCCGACAGGTCGAAATGTATCTGCCGAGCCTGCTGGAGCGCCGGCTGCAACCTGAACTCGGTCTGCAGGCGATTGATCTCGACCTGCATGAACCGGGCTATTTCACCAATCTCGGAGCCCGCTTTCAAGCCGCCTCGCTGGCGGTCACCGTCCACGCCCCGTTCATGGATCTCAACGCCGGTGCCGTGGAACCGCTGGTTCAGCAGGCGACCCTGAAGCGTTTTCTACAGACCCTTGATGCCGCGGATCGTCTTGCTGCCCGGCTGGTGGTGTTTCATCCCGGCTACGACAGCTGGCGCTATGGCAAGCAGCGTCGTGCCTGGCTGCAGCAGGCACTGCACTTCTGGCCGCAACTCTGTGTCAGGGCCGAACGTCTGGGAATCCGCCTGGCGCTGGAAAATATCTATGATGAGGATTCCGTTCTGCTGCGGGAACAGGTCGACGGCCTTGATCATCCGTCCTTCGGTCACTGTTTCGATATCGGTCATTGGGCTCTGTTCGGAAAGCCGACCCTGGCCGCGTGGCTGCAGAGTCTCGACAGCAAGCTCTTTCACCTCCACCTGCACGACAATTTCGGCCGCCAGGACGACCACCTGCCGGTCGGTGCCGGGCAGATCGACTTCACTCCACTCTGGTCACATCTCACGGAAACCGGCCTGCGCCCGAGCATCACCCTTGAAGCCCACAGCCAGACGCATCTCGATCATTCACTCGCCGCCGTCCTCCCCTTTCTGGACGCCTTGAACTGA
- a CDS encoding potassium channel family protein, translating to MDPVRHLRFSLLTLVAVIGFGTVGYSLLEGWAPFDALYMTVITLSTVGFREVRTLSPEGKAFTILLIIFGAGIIAYAVGSLIRLTVEGQLRQLLGRKKLQKQIAKLQGHYIVCGYGRIGALICREFSARPLPFVVVEKDPVLCGRLSDDGILFVAGDATDDATLEAAGIRKANGLITAVTSDTENVYITLTARGLNPNLFILARAGEEGSELKLRRAGASKVISPYVIGATRMAQAILRPSVVDFIEIATADHNLELQMEEVTVGRESSLAGQTLLTSGIRKDLGTIIVGIKKRDGTMVFNPASETVIAAGDILITLGERPAIENLERIAAGRS from the coding sequence ATGGACCCGGTCCGCCATCTTCGCTTTTCTCTTCTGACCCTGGTCGCGGTTATCGGCTTCGGTACGGTCGGCTATTCCCTGCTTGAAGGCTGGGCTCCCTTCGACGCCCTTTACATGACGGTGATCACCCTCTCCACCGTCGGTTTCCGCGAAGTTCGCACGCTCTCACCTGAAGGCAAGGCCTTCACCATTCTGCTCATTATTTTCGGCGCCGGGATTATCGCCTACGCCGTCGGCAGCCTGATCCGGTTGACCGTCGAGGGTCAACTGCGCCAGCTGCTGGGGAGGAAAAAATTGCAGAAACAGATTGCCAAACTGCAGGGGCACTACATTGTCTGCGGCTACGGACGGATCGGCGCCCTGATCTGCCGTGAGTTTTCCGCCCGCCCACTTCCTTTTGTCGTGGTAGAAAAGGACCCCGTCCTCTGCGGGCGACTGTCGGATGACGGTATCCTGTTCGTCGCCGGCGACGCCACCGATGACGCGACCCTCGAAGCGGCCGGCATCCGCAAAGCCAACGGACTGATCACCGCGGTCACCTCCGACACTGAAAATGTCTATATCACCCTCACCGCCCGCGGCCTCAATCCCAATCTCTTCATCCTCGCCCGGGCCGGCGAAGAGGGGTCCGAACTGAAACTGCGTCGGGCAGGGGCCTCCAAGGTTATTTCTCCCTATGTGATCGGCGCCACCCGCATGGCCCAGGCGATCCTGCGGCCGTCGGTGGTCGACTTCATTGAAATCGCCACCGCCGACCACAACCTGGAACTGCAGATGGAAGAGGTGACGGTGGGTCGGGAATCATCCCTTGCCGGTCAAACCCTGTTGACGTCGGGGATTCGCAAGGACCTGGGGACCATCATCGTCGGCATCAAGAAGAGGGATGGTACAATGGTTTTCAACCCGGCCTCCGAAACCGTTATTGCCGCCGGGGATATCCTGATTACCCTCGGAGAACGGCCGGCGATTGAAAACCTGGAACGGATCGCCGCCGGACGGAGTTGA
- a CDS encoding GntR family transcriptional regulator, whose product MRKKPIERHQTLREKILETIRESILKGNLKPGEKVAEPELAERFGISRTPIREAFRQLESEGYLTVIPRKGAVVTELSERDVSEFYAIKSILEGYAARLAARNLSPRDIDKLEQINKRLEQLAEEGDVKNFYRIHNEFHDLFIKASGNEKLAELIEQVGMKFNRLRMASLSLPGRMEISVAEHRKIIAAFRDKDGESADNLVSRTAALGGKVLIQSMGGSHSHKDAINLLDEAVDI is encoded by the coding sequence TTGCGAAAAAAACCGATTGAACGTCATCAGACTCTCCGCGAGAAAATTCTCGAAACCATTCGTGAATCGATCCTCAAGGGTAATTTGAAACCCGGTGAGAAAGTCGCCGAACCGGAGCTGGCGGAACGCTTCGGCATCAGCCGCACGCCGATCCGTGAAGCTTTCCGGCAGCTCGAATCGGAGGGCTACCTGACGGTTATCCCCCGCAAGGGAGCGGTCGTCACCGAGCTGTCCGAACGAGATGTCAGCGAGTTTTACGCCATCAAGAGTATCCTCGAAGGCTATGCCGCCCGCCTTGCCGCCCGCAATCTCAGCCCACGGGATATTGACAAGCTCGAACAGATCAACAAGCGTCTTGAGCAGCTGGCCGAAGAAGGAGACGTGAAAAATTTCTACCGGATCCACAATGAATTTCACGATCTTTTCATCAAGGCCTCCGGCAATGAGAAGCTGGCGGAACTGATCGAACAGGTGGGGATGAAATTCAACCGTCTGCGGATGGCGTCCCTCTCCCTGCCCGGACGGATGGAGATTTCGGTCGCCGAGCATCGCAAGATTATCGCCGCCTTCAGGGACAAAGACGGAGAGTCCGCTGACAACCTGGTCAGTCGCACCGCGGCGCTCGGCGGCAAGGTGCTGATCCAGAGCATGGGTGGGTCGCACTCCCACAAGGATGCGATAAACCTGCTTGACGAGGCCGTTGATATCTGA
- a CDS encoding HD-GYP domain-containing protein yields the protein MTSQPLTQMAPEAAARATLVDGEEGDLYAIGMDCLHPDLRAPCDLYRRLRSGEFVFFAREGIPFDDRVKASLLELGVECLYIREQDVGRFFLYIKQTLEKIVKDPAASAEHKASAVHMSCRETMRRAYSDPRASFLQQAHEVITPTVDLIVNDEEATRCLIRLTAYDHCTYVHSTNVGIFGVALARIIHGHESAAVMERLGAGFFLHDLGKCMIPIEILNKPGALTTAERQVVNRHPLDGYHLLQERGFLTREAEILTLQHHEREDGKGYPAGLTTPDIHPYARICRLVDVYEALTAERPYHQRRSTFEALKFMQEKILTDIDQELMAGFVRLFARS from the coding sequence ATGACCAGTCAACCCCTGACCCAGATGGCCCCGGAGGCTGCGGCGAGGGCAACCCTCGTTGATGGTGAAGAGGGGGATCTCTACGCCATCGGCATGGATTGCCTGCATCCCGACCTGCGGGCGCCGTGCGATCTCTACCGGCGGTTGCGGAGCGGAGAGTTTGTCTTCTTTGCCCGCGAGGGAATACCTTTTGACGATCGGGTCAAGGCGAGCCTGCTGGAGTTAGGGGTGGAATGCCTCTATATCCGGGAACAGGATGTCGGGCGATTTTTCCTCTATATCAAGCAGACCCTTGAAAAGATCGTCAAGGACCCCGCGGCTTCGGCTGAACACAAGGCTTCGGCGGTCCACATGTCCTGCCGGGAAACCATGCGGCGGGCCTACAGTGATCCGCGTGCCAGTTTTCTGCAGCAGGCCCACGAAGTGATCACGCCGACCGTTGACCTGATCGTCAACGACGAAGAGGCGACCCGTTGCCTGATCCGGCTGACCGCCTATGACCATTGCACCTACGTTCATTCCACCAATGTCGGCATCTTCGGCGTCGCCCTGGCGCGCATTATCCACGGCCATGAGTCAGCGGCAGTGATGGAACGGCTCGGCGCCGGGTTTTTTCTCCACGACCTCGGCAAATGCATGATTCCGATCGAGATCCTCAACAAGCCGGGAGCGCTGACCACCGCCGAACGACAGGTTGTCAATCGTCACCCCCTCGACGGTTACCACCTGCTGCAGGAACGTGGTTTCTTGACCAGAGAGGCGGAGATTCTCACCCTCCAGCATCATGAACGGGAAGACGGCAAGGGCTATCCGGCCGGCCTGACCACGCCCGACATCCACCCCTACGCCCGCATCTGCCGGCTGGTCGACGTTTACGAGGCGCTGACCGCCGAGCGTCCCTACCACCAGCGCCGCAGCACCTTTGAAGCGCTCAAGTTCATGCAGGAAAAGATCCTCACCGATATCGACCAGGAGCTGATGGCCGGCTTTGTACGGTTGTTCGCCAGGAGTTGA
- a CDS encoding ABC transporter permease, producing the protein MKLVFGDRRYHRWQPFWTLTQKEIRRFLRVSSQTLLAPIISASLYLFVFGATLGERISVLEGFSYAQFVIPGLILMGVINNSFANTSSSLFMSRYLGNIVDLLVTPISPPQFICAYTLAAMIRGIGVGLAVWLISTLFARLPWAHPPAALAMACLASFLFAQFGLLAAIFANNFDALSMFTNFLILPLIYLGGVFYPISILPGFWAGLSHLNPLFYLIDGFRHAVLGVGDLSFSVAFGVAAAQAILLFSIVALLIGKGYRLRN; encoded by the coding sequence ATGAAACTGGTTTTCGGCGATCGCCGCTACCATCGCTGGCAGCCCTTCTGGACCCTGACTCAGAAGGAAATCCGCCGCTTTCTGCGGGTGTCATCGCAGACCCTGCTGGCACCGATCATCTCCGCGTCCCTCTACCTGTTCGTCTTCGGCGCCACCCTCGGCGAGCGAATCAGCGTGCTGGAGGGCTTCTCCTATGCCCAGTTCGTCATTCCCGGCCTGATCCTGATGGGGGTGATCAACAACTCCTTCGCCAATACCAGCTCCAGCCTCTTCATGTCGCGCTATCTCGGCAACATCGTCGACCTGCTGGTGACACCGATCTCTCCGCCGCAGTTCATCTGCGCCTACACTTTGGCGGCGATGATCCGCGGCATCGGCGTCGGCCTGGCGGTCTGGTTGATCTCGACCCTGTTCGCCCGACTCCCCTGGGCGCACCCGCCGGCAGCCCTGGCAATGGCCTGCCTGGCCAGCTTCCTGTTCGCCCAGTTCGGGCTGCTGGCGGCCATTTTCGCCAATAATTTCGACGCCCTGTCGATGTTTACCAACTTCCTGATCCTGCCGCTGATCTATCTCGGCGGGGTCTTCTACCCGATTTCCATTCTGCCCGGCTTCTGGGCCGGCCTCTCCCATCTCAACCCGCTTTTCTACCTGATCGACGGCTTTCGCCACGCCGTCCTCGGCGTCGGCGATCTCTCCTTCAGCGTCGCCTTCGGCGTCGCCGCGGCACAGGCGATCCTTCTTTTCAGCATCGTCGCGCTGCTGATCGGCAAGGGATACCGGCTGCGCAACTGA
- a CDS encoding ABC transporter ATP-binding protein, with the protein MHATTANQTSPALKISKLRKRFDGPEVVKGISFEIRAGEIFGLLGPNGAGKSTTINMIAGVTRIGGGRVEIFGLDNVRDYRLTRRLTGVMHQEIVIDNFFTIDRSLRIHSGYFGVDDDPAWRNMLIDRLGLRPHLGKVIIKLSGGLKRRMMIAKALIHKPKLLILDEPTAGVDVELRHSLWDFVREINNQGTSILLTTHYLEEAEQMCERIAIMNHGEILALEKTSSLLQRCGRRELVLQLKHPLASPPPELADLEPRLEGEGLILTLPVPQGAASGELLGRISSLGLQVAEIETRQPNLEDIFIEMTGLKNNGEGEA; encoded by the coding sequence ATGCACGCGACAACTGCAAATCAAACTTCTCCCGCGCTGAAAATCTCCAAGCTGCGCAAACGTTTCGACGGCCCTGAAGTGGTCAAAGGGATCTCCTTTGAAATCCGCGCCGGCGAGATCTTCGGCCTGCTCGGCCCCAACGGCGCCGGTAAAAGCACCACCATCAACATGATCGCCGGAGTCACCCGCATCGGCGGCGGCCGGGTGGAAATCTTCGGCCTCGACAATGTTCGCGACTACCGGCTGACCCGCCGGCTGACCGGAGTCATGCACCAGGAAATCGTCATCGACAACTTCTTCACCATCGACCGGTCGCTGCGCATCCACTCCGGCTACTTCGGGGTCGATGACGATCCGGCCTGGCGCAACATGCTGATTGATCGTCTCGGCCTGCGGCCGCATCTCGGCAAGGTGATCATCAAGCTCTCCGGCGGCCTGAAACGGCGGATGATGATCGCCAAAGCGCTGATTCACAAGCCGAAGCTGCTGATCCTCGATGAACCGACCGCCGGCGTCGATGTCGAACTGCGCCATTCGCTGTGGGACTTCGTCCGCGAGATCAACAACCAGGGGACCAGTATCCTGCTCACCACCCACTACCTCGAAGAAGCCGAGCAGATGTGCGAACGGATCGCCATCATGAACCACGGCGAAATCCTCGCACTGGAAAAGACTTCCAGCCTGCTGCAGCGCTGCGGCCGGCGGGAGCTGGTGCTGCAACTGAAACACCCCCTGGCTTCGCCGCCGCCGGAGCTGGCGGACCTCGAGCCGCGACTGGAGGGGGAGGGGCTGATTCTGACCCTGCCGGTGCCGCAGGGGGCCGCCAGCGGTGAATTGCTCGGGCGCATCAGCAGCCTCGGCCTGCAGGTGGCGGAGATTGAAACCCGGCAGCCGAACCTCGAAGATATCTTTATCGAAATGACCGGTCTCAAAAACAACGGGGAAGGGGAAGCATGA